A stretch of Halomonas elongata DSM 2581 DNA encodes these proteins:
- the csy2 gene encoding type I-F CRISPR-associated protein Csy2, which produces MSDVKNLLVLPRLRVQNANAISSPMTWGFPAMSAFVGMMHALERKLVEADIQVSLDRVGVVCHDTEAQATEGGYTRAFHLTRNPVDKAGNTAAIVEEGRIHLDITLIFAIAGKVVEGERQDIAHQISEMVAGMRVAGGSVMPNRSVAANYQKSAWVALDDEPSEREKQFKKLKRRWLPGFSLVLRDDRLAEHTRTLQAQDENATALDAWLDLSRLNHECHVDPESEEVRWQVRRPYRGWLVPMPVGYGAISKQFEPGSVENARDTQIPFRFVESIYSIGEWISPHRLTCPEDMLWYVDNDLDAGLYRLNNDYVQRAHRA; this is translated from the coding sequence ATGAGTGACGTCAAGAACCTTCTGGTGCTACCGCGTCTCCGCGTACAAAACGCCAATGCGATTTCCAGTCCAATGACGTGGGGCTTCCCGGCGATGAGTGCTTTTGTGGGTATGATGCATGCACTGGAGCGCAAGTTGGTTGAAGCGGATATCCAGGTATCGCTGGACCGTGTCGGAGTGGTTTGTCATGACACCGAGGCACAAGCAACTGAGGGCGGCTATACCCGTGCTTTTCACCTCACGCGTAACCCTGTCGATAAAGCGGGTAATACCGCTGCCATTGTCGAGGAAGGTCGAATTCACTTGGATATCACCCTGATATTCGCGATTGCTGGCAAGGTGGTGGAGGGAGAACGCCAGGATATCGCACATCAGATCAGTGAAATGGTCGCCGGGATGCGCGTGGCTGGTGGAAGCGTAATGCCCAACCGGAGCGTTGCTGCTAACTACCAGAAATCGGCCTGGGTCGCGTTGGATGATGAACCGAGTGAGCGTGAAAAGCAGTTCAAGAAGTTGAAGCGTCGCTGGTTGCCAGGATTTTCCTTGGTGTTACGTGATGACCGCCTTGCCGAGCACACCAGGACCCTTCAAGCCCAGGACGAGAACGCGACGGCGCTGGATGCCTGGCTCGATCTATCGCGCCTCAATCACGAATGCCATGTCGATCCCGAGAGCGAAGAGGTGCGTTGGCAAGTGCGACGCCCCTATCGTGGCTGGCTGGTACCGATGCCAGTGGGGTATGGCGCCATCTCCAAACAATTCGAACCAGGTAGCGTGGAGAATGCGCGCGATACGCAAATCCCGTTCCGCTTCGTGGAAAGCATTTACTCTATTGGGGAGTGGATCAGTCCTCACCGTTTGACTTGCCCCGAAGATATGCTCTGGTATGTCGATAACGACCTCGATGCCGGTCTTTATCGCCTTAACAACGACTATGTCCAGCGCGCGCACCGCGCCTAA